The Aedes aegypti strain LVP_AGWG chromosome 3, AaegL5.0 Primary Assembly, whole genome shotgun sequence genome contains a region encoding:
- the LOC5571892 gene encoding protein arginine methyltransferase NDUFAF7 homolog, mitochondrial produces the protein MSLQTIPRLFCQQIRAYSYKPVKRVSLPPASKLPPKAETATTNLSLKHDLQSRIRATGPIPVATYMKQVLTNPSAGYYMTSRDVFGSKGDFITSPEIGQIFGEMIAVWCVNEWSKFGRPVPFQLIELGPGKGTMMRDVLRVFDKLKVSQGMAVQMVEMSEHLSEVQARLLCRSSMEYTDKPYYRSGITASGTKIYWYRQLEDVPEGFAVVLAHEFFDALPVHKFVKQDNAWKEVLIDIEPKSEDGFRFIVSKSETPMLRLFLNNYPDLVKDRNQIEISFEAETIIRQIGSRFNGNGGFGLVVDYGHLGEKGDTFRAFKNHKLHDPLQEPGSADLTADVDFSLLSRFCEDTTQLVTIGPTSQRAFLEAAGAQERLNVLMGNGGLSEEEKQRLSDGFRMLTDPEQMGERFKFFGLYPKELESFVKQKF, from the coding sequence ATGAGTCTTCAAACTATCCCGCGCTTATTCTGCCAACAAATCCGGGCCTACAGTTACAAACCGGTGAAACGAGTGTCTCTCCCACCGGCCAGCAAGCTGCCTCCGAAAGCGGAAACTGCCACCACTAATTTATCGCTCAAACATGACCTCCAATCGCGGATCCGTGCAACCGGCCCGATTCCGGTGGCAACCTACATGAAACAGGTTCTGACCAATCCGTCCGCGGGTTACTACATGACCAGCCGGGACGTGTTCGGGAGCAAAGGCGATTTCATCACCTCACCGGAAATCGGTCAAATTTTTGGGGAAATGATTGCGGTGTGGTGTGTAAATGAATGGTCCAAGTTTGGTCGACCGGTTCCGTTTCAGTTGATCGAATTGGGACCCGGTAAGGGAACGATGATGCGAGATGTTCTGCGGGTATTTGATAAGCTGAAGGTTAGCCAGGGAATGGCGGTGCAGATGGTGGAGATGAGTGAGCATTTGAGCGAAGTGCAAGCGAGGCTGTTGTGTAGGAGCAGTATGGAGTACACGGATAAGCCTTATTACCGATCGGGAATTACGGCCAGTGGGACAAAGATTTACTGGTATCGACAGCTGGAGGATGTTCCCGAAGGATTTGCAGTGGTGCTGGCGCACGAATTTTTCGATGCACTTCCGGTTCATAAGTTCGTCAAGCAGGACAATGCTTGGAAAGAGGTGCTGATTGATATTGAGCCGAAGAGCGAGGACGGGTTCCGATTTATCGTGTCCAAGTCGGAAACGCcgatgctaaggttgttcctgAACAACTATCCCGATTTGGTCAAAGATAGGAATCAGATTGAGATTTCATTTGAGGCGGAAACAATCATTCGACAAATTGGATCGCGATTCAATGGTAATGGAGGATTTGGTCTGGTGGTCGATTACGGCCATTTGGGGGAGAAAGGCGACACGTTTAGAGCATTTAAAAATCACAAACTGCACGACCCTCTGCAGGAGCCGGGAAGTGCCGATTTAACTGCGGATGTGGACTTTAGTTTATTGAGTCGGTTTTGTGAGGACACGACACAGCTGGTGACGATTGGACCGACCAGTCAGCGGGCGTTTTTGGAAGCAGCCGGCGCACAGGAGCGATTGAATGTTCTTATGGGAAACGGCGGTTTAAGTGAAGAGGAAAAACAGCGACTTTCGGATGGGTTCCGGATGCTGACTGATCCGGAGCAGATGGGCGAGAGGTTTAAATTTTTCGGGCTCTACCCGAAAGAGTTGGAGAGTTTTGTTAAGCAGAAGTTTTGA